Within the Streptosporangiales bacterium genome, the region ACCGCCCCAGACACCCCACGGTTCACGCCGTTCGAGCGCGGACGCTAGGCACTCGGCACGCACCGGGCAGTCCTGGCACAGCGCCTTGGCGAACTCGACGTCGGCCGGTGACTCGGCAAAGAACAGTTCCGGGTCCTCGGCTCGACAGGGCAACTCGAGATCCAGGGCGAACGGCGCCTCGAACAACGAGTGCACGGTCGCGGACATCGGGGCTGACACCTCCTCGGGTAGAGTTTCTGGTCTGGTGTTGTCG harbors:
- a CDS encoding WhiB family transcriptional regulator, whose amino-acid sequence is MSATVHSLFEAPFALDLELPCRAEDPELFFAESPADVEFAKALCQDCPVRAECLASALERREPWGVWGGELFVQGVVIPRKRPRGRPRKSEVAA